In the Spirochaetia bacterium 38H-sp genome, CAAATAACAAAACTAAACCCAGGTAAGACCCTTATACATCAAGGCGCAGAATACACACAACTATGGATACTCCTTTCCGGTACAGCAGAAGGCCGCATAACAGACTACAGCGGGAAAACAGTAACAGTAGAAAACTTCTCATCACCATGCATAATCGCTCCAGCAATACTCTTTTCAAAAAACCCCATTCTCCCTGTAGAGCTCATAGCAACAGACACAGGCAGAGCAGCAATAATAAGAAAAGAAGAACTGATAAACATCTTTACCCAGCACCCTACAGTCATGGAAAACTTCCTTGCCGACGTATCGGAAAAACTCATAACCCTATCCAGCCGCCTTTCCTTTGTACTCTTCCTAAACATAAGACAAAAACTGGCACGATATCTTCTTGCAATGCCACACACAGAAAACCGCATAAAACTCCCACTAAGCATAAGTGCACTTGCAGAATACTTTGGCACAAGCAGACCCTCGCTATCCAGAGAACTCTCCATACTCACAAAAAAAGGCATAATAAAAAAAGAAGGCAAATACATAACGATACTGGACAGAAAAGCATTAAAAAAAGAATTAGACCGAACGGGCAGGGACTAGGCAAAGTACAACAGCCATCCCCTGCCCTGCCTGCGGCACATAAAAAGAAAAGCAGGCAGCATGAAAAACCACCTGCAAAACCATCAAAATCAGCGTTCCCCAGTCTTCTTTATAATATGAAACCCAAACTGAGTCTTAACAAGACGACCGATAAGCCCCCTGGAAGCCTTGGCAACAGCCTCCTCAAAAGGCTTAACCATCTGACCGGGAGAAAACCAGCCTAGATCCCCCCCCTTGGACTTAGAAGGACAATCAGAAAACTCCCTTGCAAGAGACTCAAAACTGGCACCAGACTTAAGCCTCTTAAGAAGCTCCTCACCAAGAGCCTTATCCTTGACAAGAATATGACTAGCTCTCCATTCCATAAAAACTCCTGAAAACCAACAAAGATATTAAAATCCAGTCTAAAACAAAAAAAAACCCCTGTAAATAAGCACAAGAAAGGCAAACATACCATAAAAACATTGACGAATACTGTACAACGCCCTATACTTAAGTAAAATAGTAATATTAAGGATGCAAAATGAGATATTTACATGTAAAAATAATCATATATTCAATAGTTACAGCAATACTCATATCATCATGCGACATTGCTTCCATAACAGGAGAAGACAGCACTGACAATCCACCGACCATAGAAAGCTTTTCTGACAACGGAGATGGAACAGCAAGAGTATCGGCCACAGATGATAAAAGCATCAGCACTGTATTTATCAATTCTACTGACATAACAGCCCATAACACAGGCAGCAGTACATCATACATATCCGATATACCACTTTCTGAGGGAGATAATACCCTAGTAGTAACCGATTCTGCAGGGCAAACAGCAACAGCCCACATAAATATAGACCTAAATATAGCAGTAGGATTAAGCCTTTCTGCAACACAAGCAGAACACAATCATGACAGCAATACAGAAGTTACAGCAACAATAGACCCACAAAAACTATCATACTCCTATGGCAAGTTCTTTATTGACGGAACAGAAAAAGATACTTTTACAGGAAAATCCTTTGGCATCAATGTGGACTGGGTAGGAAACAGACAAATCAGTGTAATCCTGTACGATGACAAAGACAACATTTTGGGAGCCAGCACCTTATCACAGACACTAGAAGGCACAAATACTCCGCCGGAAGCACCTGTAGCCACAGGAGGAACTTTCTCTGTTATGTGGGGATATACTGCAGAATATACGGTCATCAAGTCCGATATCAACAATGATACACTTACACTGGAGACAGATATACCGGCATCTTTTACAGATATGGGCAGCTACTGGGATGTGGTTATAGATACAACAGCATACCCTTACCCCTATTCTATTATCATCATGCACCGTGCATATGACGGACATTCATACTCTTCTCAAGTTCCTGTAAACATAGAAATCACAGACCCCAACACCTGATGATAAAAACTAATAACATATCCCTTTAAGTTTTATCCCTGGACACTATGTCAAAAAAACATTGCATAAAAAATCTGCCAGAGGCAGGCAGCCCGTAAGGGCTGCCGTTCGGTTTATAAATAAAGAAATGATTTTACCCCCAATGATATGGTATAATTATAAAAAACATAAAGGACATGGATATGAGTAAAAGAAATGTTCTTATTTGCACAGTAGGAACAAGCTTGTTTTATGGTAATTTAAGCGGACTGACAGAAAAAACTCCCAATAGGCCAGACAACTGGGAAAATATAAAATCAGCTTATGAAAATAAAAATTGGACTCTGCTTGCAAGAGAATTATTAAAACTGCAACCATATGATAGAATTTGCGGGGCAGAGATTAATACTATTTATGACCTTATAGTCAAAAAAAGAAGAAACATAGATAAACTGTATCTGCTTGTTTCTGATACAGAAGATGGAGAAAACACGGGCAGAGTATTACAGGAATATTTTAAAAAAAATTCTATCATAAGAATATCAGAAGTAGAGTTCTCTAAAGTTGAGAAATTACAAGATAAAAAACCAAAAGATTTTAAGTCTCATGGCTTAAGGAATCTTATAAGAGAAATAGCACAAATAATACAGCGAGTTGGTGGACAAGAAAATGTTATGATCGATGCTACAGGTGGTTACAAAGCTCAGATAGCTATTGCCGTACTTATTGGTATTGCACTAAACATACCTGTGAGTTATAAGCATGAGCGGTTTTCAGAAATAATAGATTTTCCTCCGATGCCTATTTCCTTTGATTATTCTTTTCTGGGAGAATACTCTCAAATTCTTTCTATTATGGAAAAAGGTAATATTCTATCTGAGGAAGAAATAGAATTTACAGAATCTGGAGAAAAGATACTTGCATTGTTAGAAGAAATGGAAGAAGGTGGTAAAACCTTCTACAGCCTCAACTATATAGGACAAATTCTACTTACAAGCTATAGACTTAATAATAAAAAAAGAATAGAGCTAAGAGATGCAAGAGAAGAAGAAAGAAAAGAACCATCTTTTAGAAAAGACCATTATCCCAAAAACTTTATAGAGTATATGAGAAAAGTCTGGAAAGAGAATAAATGGATAAAAACTGCATATACTGTATCGTATAATAAACAGAAAGCTATAAAAGGAATAGGATTTAGTGTAAAAGAAATAGATGGTAAAAAAGAACTAGTAGCAACATATTGTGATAAGAATAATTTTGGAAGCCGCTTCAAAATCATATGTACAGATGACTCTGAGGATGTACTGACATGGGCAGCTCTAGAATTAAACACTAAATATGGTAAATATTAAATATATAATACACTCATACCGGTCAGGTCATCCATATGGCCGTATTTTATTATTGGAGATTATAGATATCTTAGAGAAATTTGATATAATTATATTATACAAAAAGAATTATAATATTTTGTTTGACATATAATATTAGCATGGTTTATTATAAGAATCATGCCAACAAAATTACAATCTGTTTCATTAGAATGTACTCTTTTTTTTGAAAAACCTGTAAGAATAGACAATTATCCTGCTTTTGTTATAAGAAGTATCTTGGGATATCACTTGCGCAGAATGCATTGCGTTTCTCACGGGACAGCATGTCATGAATGTGCATTCAAAAGAACCTGTGCTTATATTTTTTTGTTTGAGAGTATAATAGATAAGAATACTTCTGTATTGCCGGGGAGAGATCGAGCCAGCCAACCATTTAGAATAATTTGCAACGCAGAACCCAATACAACTGTAGAGAAATTGAGTTTGGAAATATGGTTATATGGCAAAGCTGTAGAATATATCCCTCATATTATCTTTGCTCTAAAAGAAGCTGGAAACAACGGCCTTTTTTCTGAGCGGGTACATTATAAACTTGAGATTAAAAACAATAAGGGTAATACTATTTTAGATAACAATAGAATAAAAGAAGAATTTATAGAGAAAGATATACTTGAGTATTCA is a window encoding:
- a CDS encoding Crp/Fnr family transcriptional regulator, translated to MQKNTIQEQLARTPLFANLTEKELATIFTRTIPQITKLNPGKTLIHQGAEYTQLWILLSGTAEGRITDYSGKTVTVENFSSPCIIAPAILFSKNPILPVELIATDTGRAAIIRKEELINIFTQHPTVMENFLADVSEKLITLSSRLSFVLFLNIRQKLARYLLAMPHTENRIKLPLSISALAEYFGTSRPSLSRELSILTKKGIIKKEGKYITILDRKALKKELDRTGRD
- a CDS encoding peptidylprolyl isomerase, translated to MEWRASHILVKDKALGEELLKRLKSGASFESLAREFSDCPSKSKGGDLGWFSPGQMVKPFEEAVAKASRGLIGRLVKTQFGFHIIKKTGER
- the cas6 gene encoding CRISPR system precrRNA processing endoribonuclease RAMP protein Cas6 yields the protein MPTKLQSVSLECTLFFEKPVRIDNYPAFVIRSILGYHLRRMHCVSHGTACHECAFKRTCAYIFLFESIIDKNTSVLPGRDRASQPFRIICNAEPNTTVEKLSLEIWLYGKAVEYIPHIIFALKEAGNNGLFSERVHYKLEIKNNKGNTILDNNRIKEEFIEKDILEYSFDNRPVENCFKIQCITPVRFKVNNKYTSSFSAVDFYLASFRRINTLFSLYSEDLEKRFIPVKPLEEVTVKEPSLRWKEYKRYSRRQKTTMRLGGIVGSFTIHGRAPQSFWQTLTLAEKLGVGKSTSFGFGHIVITKE
- a CDS encoding putative CRISPR-associated protein, which translates into the protein MSKRNVLICTVGTSLFYGNLSGLTEKTPNRPDNWENIKSAYENKNWTLLARELLKLQPYDRICGAEINTIYDLIVKKRRNIDKLYLLVSDTEDGENTGRVLQEYFKKNSIIRISEVEFSKVEKLQDKKPKDFKSHGLRNLIREIAQIIQRVGGQENVMIDATGGYKAQIAIAVLIGIALNIPVSYKHERFSEIIDFPPMPISFDYSFLGEYSQILSIMEKGNILSEEEIEFTESGEKILALLEEMEEGGKTFYSLNYIGQILLTSYRLNNKKRIELRDAREEERKEPSFRKDHYPKNFIEYMRKVWKENKWIKTAYTVSYNKQKAIKGIGFSVKEIDGKKELVATYCDKNNFGSRFKIICTDDSEDVLTWAALELNTKYGKY